TAACAACATCTCATAAGTCGGCCGTAAATTCAATAACTCAGCCAGTCGATGTTCATTAACTCAGTCGTGGAAACATAACTCAGCCGTGTCTTAACTACAACACAGCCAAATTTTACAGAAATCAAACCGCCGATGTATAAGTCAGCGGTAACTTGTGTACGTAAATCAGTCGTTATCCCATAAATCAGCCAGATTTCTGTAAATCAGTCATAACTAACGGCTGATTTATGTTCTTAAGTCGGCTGTTTTCTCTTAAGTCGGTCGTTTTCTCTTAAGTCAGCCGCGCTGTTTAATTCAGCCGCAACATAGCAATAACTCAGCCGTAACGACGTATATAACTCTTTATGGCCGAATTAATTAAAATACAGAACCGAATTCCTACGTGGTGCCAGATTTTTGATTACGTGGCATTAAAAAATAATGGCATTTTTGTAAATATGTTTTTTCTTATAACGTAAAAAAAAGCACGATTAGTATTTAACAAATGCCAGTAATAAAAAAAAAATTTGTATGGTTATAGTCAATTATCCTAAAATATTGTATATTTGAGTAAACTTCCCCTTTTTTAAAGCCTCGCATTGTACTACTCATCTAATCATGGGGAAACACATTCTTATATACATAAACCGGGAAATAGAAAACACAACGATCCAAGTCAAACCTCAAAGAGGGCCAGCCATCTTAAAGTACCAAAACAGGTGTCTGAAACAACCGAAAAAAAATGACAAGGCATTCAACATAATAAATCAACCCCTCTCTCCAGAAGTCTTAATATGAGTGATGATCACTGCCCCACCACCTCGTGACGCAGATTGAGTTTCGATCTTCCACTCAACAAAACAAATCCATCCAAACGTTCCTTGCTTATCTAATTTTTTTTCTTCCTTTTTTTCCTTTTTTTGGATTTTTTTAAATGTCCTTTTTTTACTTTTTTTTTCTCATAAAAATTTTAACTTACCAAAGGTTTTTGCACTCTGTCCGTCTGTCCACCGCAAGTTGATCTTTGAGTCTTGGTTATCACGTCAATAGCCTAAAGGACGTTCACACAGTGGACTTTAAGCTCAACCTGTTGCTGCTATATAAGCACCACGAAACAAAAAAAAACAATAATATAAAGACATCATGATTTTGCCTTATCTGTGACTTCTGCAAAGAGTCTGACCTAGCTCCGTCTTCTGCCTTCTCCATCCCGCTGACCAAAGAGTTTGACTAAGACAAACAAGATTACGAGCAACAACATACGTTTAGTTAGGTGTATATTCCTCACAAAACTAAAGAGAAAAAATAAATAAGCAGAGTTGCTTGATACACACAACAAAAAGCACTGCAGGGCAGGACCTGCCAACACAAGGCAAGTGAAAACACAGCAGAAATATTGACCTCTTAAGTAGAAAAAAGAGGTTGGATCAGGACACTACCATGAAAATTCAAACTTAGCTACACACTATGTCTCTTGACTATGAAAAACCCAATATGGGAACCCTCTTAAATCCAATGTAGTGTGGAGCTTTGATGCTCACATATTAATGCAAGTTAATACTAAACAAGCAAGAAAATGTAAGTAATTCAAAAGCAACTACTCTGAGGTAGATTACGAACCTGAAGATCTTCAGGTATGCCACTTTGAGAGTACAAGTTTCCCTTTCCCACAAAAGGATCTGGCTTCGTAGCAGCAAACTCGAATTCCTGTTAAAAAACATCATCACTATTCCCTGTTCGCTCAAGAAAAAGATTGCTAATTTCCAGGTAGCACTTTCGAACCCCAAAACATACAAAAAAAAAAAAACTCACCTCGTAATCACGGTTCTGCCCGCAAGATCTACCCAGCTGAACACTCTCCGCAATTTCCCCAGTTATCCGCGTACCACCACACGACTTCGATTCCCTCTCAACTTCATCGGCAACACTGATCGATCCAGACTTCAAATCACGATCTAAGTTTTCTTCCTGACCTATCACATCACTAGAATCAGGTGTCACACACTTTCCAAAAGCCTCAGCTGGATCAGAGCATTCCTGAACAAGAGCCATACTATCTACTTCCAGAGCTTGCTCGCTGCCAGAGTTACACTCATCTCGAGCAAGGTTTGCGAGTTCAGGACTATCAGTGTTCAAATTTGCAGCCTCAATTCCCTCACCAGGTGACCTTCTAAGGTTGCATAAAGGAGGGGTACAACCAGTAGTGATAGCACTATTGTCAGGAGAAACAATGTCTAAACTGTGTGGACTAAGAGATGCACGCTTCTCAGGTTTCTCTGGCCGAGCATCCATCATTTCATTATCGTTCTTTCTCTTCACATGCCTCTCCACCACAGAATTGGAAACTGTACCATCTTCACCAGTTCTTCCACCCGGTTGATTCTGGTGCCTAGAAGGCCGTGGCCTTCTGTATCCAACTGGGAAAACAAAAGATGGAAGCTGCCGTCTACGAACATGAGAAACATACACATCCATCCCAGGCTTCCAGAACATATACATGTTTACTTCTTGTCTGAACTCCTCGACCGTTCCACGGATATCAAACTGCTGACACTCTTGACCACCAACTCCCTCTGCCCTTTGCAAGCCCATGAAAAAGGCACAGTGCAGAAACTCCCTAGACGCGTCGACATACTCATTTGGTTGGGGATGGCACATTAACATTCCGTTTGTATCTCTTTCTATCTGCACAGTTAAATTGGAGACGAGAGATTTGATAACCATTCAATATTTTTTACTGCCAAAAATATATATAAACACTGAAGATTCAGCAGGTTTACTGCTGTAATGAACAGAAGACGGTATCTACCTTTAAGGTCAGCTGTCTGAACCGTGACTCAACCCAACCCTTCCAAGCCAATAAATCCTCTGCATCTGCTGCTACTATATCAACCTGCAGGTAGTTTTTATATGCCTCGAAGAACATATATTGTTCAAATAAAGAGCTCCAGTGTTGTTTATTTAATTCAATCTCCTGCATTATTAAAATTATGCTTAAAGATAGGATCCTGAATAAATGTTTGAGGAAACAAGAGAAAAGATTTGCTGTCTTACTTGCAAGATATTGTTACCAAACTGGAATTGCTCTGTCATAACGCGAAGAGTGCTTTGAGAGACATTGTAACTAGAATTCATGCATGGGTAAGCTGGAGTGATTATTGGCATAAGGTGATAGCGATCGCGATGGTTCTTGCGAGGGTCCCAAACAGGAAATCCAAGCTCATCCTCTTCAATAGCACAAAGCATAACCGGGTTTGGCCAACGCCACTGAGTATATACTCTGAAAAACCGAGAAACAAGCATACTAGGAATTGCATTTGGATAGAGCTGGCACACACGAGCTACCAAAAGTGCCCAGTTTACACCGCCCAGAAATCCAGTCACCTGCATAAAACGAGAAGGATGACGAGAACTTAAATATGGAATTTTTCAATAAATATGGATTTTAGGAATGTATGATCTTACATTCGAATAGACTCCACGCCTCTTAGCCCAGTACTTCAGGCATCTTAATGTTGTCCGAAAGTGCTACAATTGCACAAGATCAGCGAAGGTAACAATCGTTCTTAAATATGTTAACACAATGAATAGCCTTTTGCAGGTATACCTCAAAATTTGGAACGAGTTTAAGAATCTGATCAGCAACTCTACAACCATTAAGACTCCTGACGGTTGGCTCATCAACATCACAAAGCACAGAAGAGTTGGATATATCGAGATCCTGTTGATAAATCATGTCCGTGAAGAGATTCGATTCAGCAAGCAGGTAAGAACATGTGTTAAAGGGCTAAGGCTCAACTATAAATCAAGACTTCTATATTAAAAAACTTCACAACTCTCTCTGAAATCAGAACTTTATACAATTTATTTAATAGCCCTTGGATGAAGAACAGTACATAATCTGCCCCTATCAATATGCAAACACTCACAAATCTAACGTATTATCTACAAGGTTAAAATAAAGCTATCACATATCAACGGAAAAACATACATTAGATTCACAGATAAAGTTACCTGTGGCACAACTAAACGAGATATGCTAGCGTAGAGCAGATCAATCGATATTCCTTGAAACTTAAATTTCATGACCGGAACATGAGCGTCGGGAACAGGTTGAAGTTCAGTCACTTCTTCCATTTCAGCCAACATATCATGCAAGAACATAAAGAAATCCTCCTGTACAAATAAGAGTTAAGAACTCAAGAAAACCAAACTTTTGCATCAAAAAGAGGTAAATAGCAAGAGTCACCTCCCGGTTAACATAAGATGGCCCAACACACAAAGTGTCAATGTCAGCCCCAGGCCCATGTACCTGCAAGTCAACAAGTTGCATCAAAACTACATTTCAGGGAAAAACAAAGAGACAACTCTCAAGGATAATTTTCGGATGTTCAAAAGGCTCCAGGTAATCCATAATCATACGTACAAACATATTTTAAGCTTTTGAGCTCTAAAACAACGGACATGAAGCACTTACTCCAAGTCGGTAAGAACCAAAGGTGAAAATAACAGCATTTGCATCCTCCACCATTTGGTCCGTATAGCCTCTCTGCTGGGTTAACTGCTTCACCCAGTGCTTCACAATCTAAAACAAAAAAAGTATTAACAAATAATATTAGACGAAAGAGTTACCACTACAAACACGCCTAGTTAAGAAAAATCACAATGAAGCGGCACATGAAGAGAACTTGAAACAGTAAATAAAGGACAAGCAGACCAAACACGAGTAAGAACCAATACGATGAAAGATCAACGACCATAAAAGACGAGTTTTTAACCTCAATGGCCATTGTGAAATTGCAAGAACCTAATTAGCATAACCAATCGCAATGAACGGCACATGAAGAAAACTTGAAACAGTAAATAAAGGACAAGGAGACCAAACACGAGTAAGAACCAATACGATGAAAGATCAACGACCGTAAAGTACATAACTTTTAAGCTCAATGGCCATTGTGCAATTGCAAGAACCTAATTAGCATAACAATCAAACAAGAAGACAAACAACAATGAACCAAAACACGGTGAAAAAACCTGATCAATGCGCCCGAGAACTTCCTCTCTCCGCATAGTATCCTCCTCGCTCTCATAAAGTCCCTCGTCAACCAAGAACTTTAAAACAAGCACATCAGGATACAGCTAGAAAAAACGTGAGCAATTGATGAAACGACAAACTAAACTAAAATAAGCTGATTACCTTCTCGAGCTCGAGGTTACGCTTGAAATCAGCAGCGGAAGGGCCAGCAAGCGAGAGAGGCTTCGTGATTCCATAGCTCTTAGGGGAATTCACCGATTGAGTACCCACCATCATACCACACACAATCCTAAGCGATCTCAAGCCGAAGGGGAGCAGAAACACATATTGCTAACTCAAAGGGAGATCGGATCAGGATGAAATTCGGAAAAAAAAGGAAATTAAAAAAGAAAAACCGAAACTTTATTTGTATTAAGCGGAAACCCTAAATCGAAGGAAGAGGGGGGAAAGCGAGAGACTACGGGTGTCAAAGAAAAGTCAAAGGGGCGAAGGAGAGAATCTGAGAGAGAGGTTAAATCGATGCCGGAGAGAAGAGAAAGGGATCGAGATGAATGGGGGTTTGTATGATGAGGGAGATGAAGAGAGAGAGGAGAGGCTGTGTTTCGGGGATGATATTAGTTAGGTACACGCCGATCCGATTTTTATTTAATTTTTATTTAATTTAATTTAATTACTGGAAGATTCTGGCTAAATTAATGTGAAATGGATTTAACGGAGGAAGATGAGAAGTCTCCCGTCTAAATGGGCTTGTTCCACCCTAGTTACGGCCCATAGAGACCTCGGCCTACAAAATTAATCATTCCTATGAAGGGTATAATAGTCTTTCTAATTGTGTTGCATACTTGTATCATGATCAATGCCTCGAGATTTTTTTTTTTTCGTTCTAGAACTAGAACTTTTCGTGTATGCTGTTGTTGTTCAGTTTTACTTAGTGTTAGCTTGTTAGTTATGTTGTTCTTACACTTGTGTTGATGCGTGCTGTTATTTGGCAAAGCAGACGGTCGGAGGTGGTGAAATTAGTAGGGAGACAGCTGTTTGTTATTGATTACGTGTAGGACGCTTTGTGAACGAAGACCAGTTGATACATATATATTTTTTGTATTTAGTTGTCTACATCCCAATTCCCAACGAGAAACATATGATGGTGTGCTTGTGTCACTTTTTCTGGGGTTTTTGTTTTGTTTTGGTGGCTATTGGATTTTAGTTGGTTTCTTTGTTGCATTGTTTAACGTCGATGCCATGTAACTATCTGAACATGTTCTCATGCATGAAGCAAAAGACATGCTTATTTTCACGAAATGCAAAGACCCATCAACGTTCCCCTTTATTTAAAAACCAAGAAACTCTTCTCCTGGTGGGAGATAGTTTGCAGATAATTAAAGACAACAAAATTTAAAGTAGGGAAAAACATACGAAAATGGTTATTTCATTGACACATAAGCTAAGTGGGGATGACGGTTTGATGGACTTGAAACAATCACTCACGTGTCTCTTTTCTTCGTTTTCAAAGCTTGAAATTGCTTCATCAACTTCTTCGGCTCTCCTGAGAACATGAATCGTGTAGCTAACAGTTGCTGCTGGCAATATAGATTGGGAATCCACGTCTGGAGTTTTGTTGCTGCTAGCAGTCTGAAACACAGTTGTACGTGTGTGTTATATTAGATGATGTTATTCTGTTAAATATATGCATGGAAGTACTATATTCAGCAGAAATGGTTTAGCATCAACATGTTTCTTGAGAAAAAATATATGACTATCCCTAAATATTTTTTGGACTGACCGTGGTGACCACCATGACAAACTGGGTTATATCATCTGAGTTCATAAGACCCATAAAGGGGCCGCATCATCGTCAGTCACACAAAGCAAGTACACGACCACCGTACTGGTGTATGAGATTATATAAGTTTTTTTAAAGCAGGAGCAAATGGATAAAAACATGAGAACTATGTGAAAGCGGGCTTGGGTCAATGAGATTAAAACATACCATAAGCCGAGTCATTGTTGAGGCATTTTTGAGGTCAATTCCTAGCAGAAAACGTTTTTCGCCAACAACATTTGAAAGTTAACAAATGGAATTAAGAATCAGTAGCTAATATGAATGTACGGCGTTGGAAAAATTTGACTGTGATATATAAAACTATACTGAGGGTTCTAAGTCTGTGTTTGCAAGAGCTTGGAGATGATCGAACCTCTGCCCATCTTCCAACTTCAAATCTATCATCTACGATCGCTGCCGTCCGTAAAGATTGTCGGTAAGAAGAGTTAAATACGTAGACCAATAGTTTTAGTTTTTATGAAATATGGAATGAAGAAATCATTCATGTTAGAGTGAAGATGACG
This sequence is a window from Brassica oleracea var. oleracea cultivar TO1000 chromosome C1, BOL, whole genome shotgun sequence. Protein-coding genes within it:
- the LOC106306184 gene encoding nuclear poly(A) polymerase 4 isoform X2; amino-acid sequence: MMVGTQSVNSPKSYGITKPLSLAGPSAADFKRNLELEKFLVDEGLYESEEDTMRREEVLGRIDQIVKHWVKQLTQQRGYTDQMVEDANAVIFTFGSYRLGVHGPGADIDTLCVGPSYVNREEDFFMFLHDMLAEMEEVTELQPVPDAHVPVMKFKFQGISIDLLYASISRLVVPQDLDISNSSVLCDVDEPTVRSLNGCRVADQILKLVPNFEHFRTTLRCLKYWAKRRGVYSNVTGFLGGVNWALLVARVCQLYPNAIPSMLVSRFFRVYTQWRWPNPVMLCAIEEDELGFPVWDPRKNHRDRYHLMPIITPAYPCMNSSYNVSQSTLRVMTEQFQFGNNILQEIELNKQHWSSLFEQYMFFEAYKNYLQVDIVAADAEDLLAWKGWVESRFRQLTLKIERDTNGMLMCHPQPNEYVDASREFLHCAFFMGLQRAEGVGGQECQQFDIRGTVEEFRQEVNMYMFWKPGMDVYVSHVRRRQLPSFVFPVGYRRPRPSRHQNQPGGRTGEDGTVSNSVVERHVKRKNDNEMMDARPEKPEKRASLSPHSLDIVSPDNSAITTGCTPPLCNLRRSPGEGIEAANLNTDSPELANLARDECNSGSEQALEVDSMALVQECSDPAEAFGKCVTPDSSDVIGQEENLDRDLKSGSISVADEVERESKSCGGTRITGEIAESVQLGRSCGQNRDYEEFEFAATKPDPFVGKGNLYSQSGIPEDLQSNSLVSGMEKAEDGARSDSLQKSQIRLLT
- the LOC106306184 gene encoding nuclear poly(A) polymerase 4 isoform X4; amino-acid sequence: MMVGTQSVNSPKSYGITKPLSLAGPSAADFKRNLELEKFLVDEGLYESEEDTMRREEVLGRIDQIVKHWVKQLTQQRGYTDQMVEDANAVIFTFGSYRLGVHGPGADIDTLCVGPSYVNREEDFFMFLHDMLAEMEEVTELQPVPDAHVPVMKFKFQGISIDLLYASISRLVVPQDLDISNSSVLCDVDEPTVRSLNGCRVADQILKLVPNFEHFRTTLRCLKYWAKRRGVYSNVTGFLGGVNWALLVARVCQLYPNAIPSMLVSRFFRVYTQWRWPNPVMLCAIEEDELGFPVWDPRKNHRDRYHLMPIITPAYPCMNSSYNVSQSTLRVMTEQFQFGNNILQEIELNKQHWSSLFEQYMFFEAYKNYLQVDIVAADAEDLLAWKGWVESRFRQLTLKIERDTNGMLMCHPQPNEYVDASREFLHCAFFMGLQRAEGVGGQECQQFDIRGTVEEFRQEVNMYMFWKPGMDVYVSHVRRRQLPSFVFPVGYRRPRPSRHQNQPGGRTGEDGTVSNSVVERHVKRKNDNEMMDARPEKPEKRASLSPHSLDIVSPDNSAITTGCTPPLCNLRRSPGEGIEAANLNTDSPELANLARDECNSGSEQALEVDSMALVQECSDPAEAFGKCVTPDSSDVIGQEENLDRDLKSGSISVADEVERESKSCGGTRITGEIAESVQLGRSCGQNRDYEEFEFAATKPDPFVGKGNLYSQSGIPEDLQSNSLVSGMEKAEDGASNRLSLKSTV
- the LOC106306184 gene encoding nuclear poly(A) polymerase 4 isoform X1, producing MMVGTQSVNSPKSYGITKPLSLAGPSAADFKRNLELEKFLVDEGLYESEEDTMRREEVLGRIDQIVKHWVKQLTQQRGYTDQMVEDANAVIFTFGSYRLGVHGPGADIDTLCVGPSYVNREEDFFMFLHDMLAEMEEVTELQPVPDAHVPVMKFKFQGISIDLLYASISRLVVPQDLDISNSSVLCDVDEPTVRSLNGCRVADQILKLVPNFEHFRTTLRCLKYWAKRRGVYSNVTGFLGGVNWALLVARVCQLYPNAIPSMLVSRFFRVYTQWRWPNPVMLCAIEEDELGFPVWDPRKNHRDRYHLMPIITPAYPCMNSSYNVSQSTLRVMTEQFQFGNNILQEIELNKQHWSSLFEQYMFFEAYKNYLQVDIVAADAEDLLAWKGWVESRFRQLTLKIERDTNGMLMCHPQPNEYVDASREFLHCAFFMGLQRAEGVGGQECQQFDIRGTVEEFRQEVNMYMFWKPGMDVYVSHVRRRQLPSFVFPVGYRRPRPSRHQNQPGGRTGEDGTVSNSVVERHVKRKNDNEMMDARPEKPEKRASLSPHSLDIVSPDNSAITTGCTPPLCNLRRSPGEGIEAANLNTDSPELANLARDECNSGSEQALEVDSMALVQECSDPAEAFGKCVTPDSSDVIGQEENLDRDLKSGSISVADEVERESKSCGGTRITGEIAESVQLGRSCGQNRDYEEFEFAATKPDPFVGKGNLYSQSGIPEDLQSNSLVSGMEKAEDGARSDSLQKSQIRQNHDVFILLFFFVSWCLYSSNRLSLKSTV
- the LOC106306184 gene encoding nuclear poly(A) polymerase 4 isoform X3 — protein: MMVGTQSVNSPKSYGITKPLSLAGPSAADFKRNLELEKFLVDEGLYESEEDTMRREEVLGRIDQIVKHWVKQLTQQRGYTDQMVEDANAVIFTFGSYRLGVHGPGADIDTLCVGPSYVNREEDFFMFLHDMLAEMEEVTELQPVPDAHVPVMKFKFQGISIDLLYASISRLVVPQDLDISNSSVLCDVDEPTVRSLNGCRVADQILKLVPNFEHFRTTLRCLKYWAKRRGVYSNVTGFLGGVNWALLVARVCQLYPNAIPSMLVSRFFRVYTQWRWPNPVMLCAIEEDELGFPVWDPRKNHRDRYHLMPIITPAYPCMNSSYNVSQSTLRVMTEQFQFGNNILQEIELNKQHWSSLFEQYMFFEAYKNYLQVDIVAADAEDLLAWKGWVESRFRQLTLKIERDTNGMLMCHPQPNEYVDASREFLHCAFFMGLQRAEGVGGQECQQFDIRGTVEEFRQEVNMYMFWKPGMDVYVSHVRRRQLPSFVFPVGYRRPRPSRHQNQPGGRTGEDGTVSNSVVERHVKRKNDNEMMDARPEKPEKRASLSPHSLDIVSPDNSAITTGCTPPLCNLRRSPGEGIEAANLNTDSPELANLARDECNSGSEQALEVDSMALVQECSDPAEAFGKCVTPDSSDVIGQEENLDRDLKSGSISVADEVERESKSCGGTRITGEIAESVQLGRSCGQNRDYEEFEFAATKPDPFVGKGNLYSQSGIPEDLQSNSLVSGMEKAEDGASSNRLSLKSTV